One genomic segment of Sminthopsis crassicaudata isolate SCR6 chromosome 2, ASM4859323v1, whole genome shotgun sequence includes these proteins:
- the CYRIA gene encoding CYFIP-related Rac1 interactor A: MGNLLKVLTREIENYPHFFLDFENAQPTEGEREIWNQVSAVLQDSESILTDLQAYKGAGQEIRDAIQNPNDIQLQEKAWNAVCPLVVRLKRFYEFSIRLEKALQNLLECLTCPPYTPTQHLEREQALAKEFAEILHFTLRFDELKMRNPAIQNDFSYYRRTISRNRINNMHLDIENEVNNEMANRMSLFYAEATPMLKTLSNATTYFVSENKTLPIENTTDCLSTMISVCKVMLETPEYRSRFTSEESLLFCMRVMVGVIILYDHVHPVGAFCKTSKIDMKGCIKVLKEQPPDSVEGLLNALRFTTKHLNDESTSKQIRAMLQ, encoded by the exons ATGGGCAATCTTCTTAAGGTCCTGACCAGGGAAATTGAAAACTACCCACATTTTTTCCTGGATTTTGAAA ATGCTCAGCCCACGGAGGGtgagagagaaatctggaacCAGGTCAGCGCCGTGCTCCAGGACTCGGAGAGCATTCTCACAGACCTGCAGGCTTACAAAGGCGCGGGCCAGGAGATCCGTGAC GCAATCCAAAATCCCAATGACATCCAGCTGCAAGAAAAGGCGTGGAACGCGGTGTGTCCACTTGTTGTCCGACTGAAGAGATTCTATGAATTTTCCATCCGGCTCG AGAAAGCTCTGCAGAACCTTCTGGAGTGCCTGACGTGCCCCCCCTACACCCCCACCCAGCACCTGGAGCGAGAACAGGCCCTGGCCAAGGAGTTCGCCGAGATCCTCCACTTCACCCTTCGCTTTGATGAGCTCAAG ATGAGAAACCCCGCGATACAAAATGACTTCAGCTACTACCGGCGGACAATAAGCCGCAACCGCATCAACAACATGCAC CTAGACATCGAAAACGAAGTCAACAACGAGATGGCCAACCGAATGTCCCTCTTCTACGCAGAGGCCACGCCCATGCTGAAGACCCTGAGCAACGCCACCACGTACTTCGTGTCAGAG AACAAAACGCTGCCCATCGAAAACACAACAGACTGCCTTAGCACCATGATCAGTGTGTGTAAAGTCATGCTGGAGACCCC AGAGTACCGGAGCCGATTCACCAGTGAGGAAAGCCTTCTGTTCTGCATGCGCGTCATGGTGGGCGTCATCATTCTCTACGACCACGTGCACCCCGTGGGGGCTTTCTGCAAGACGTCCAAGATCGAC ATGAAAGGCTGCATCAAGGTGCTGAAGGAGCAGCCCCCCGACAGCGTGGAAGGCCTCCTGAACGCCCTCCG GTTCACCACGAAGCACCTGAACGACGAGTCGACCTCCAAGCAGATCCGAGCCATGCTCCAGTAG